The following coding sequences are from one Kosakonia sp. H02 window:
- the atzF gene encoding allophanate hydrolase, translating into MTHPFDLRLDALAGAYQQGRLTPREVISQLRARAVELNSEFHAFIHILSEQELEPYLAALDDVPPASLPLYGVPFAIKDNIDLAGVPTTAACPAFAYTANQHATIVAQLIALGAVPLGKTNLDQFATGLNGTRSPYGACRNSVHADYPAGGSSAGSALAVALGIASFALGTDTAGSGRVPASLNNLLGLKATKGLLSTAGVVPACRTLDCVTFFTATAAEASQLLALTAVQDSRDDYSRRNPAWNDALAFGTPEPGFRFGVPDKLEFLGCAQSEAMFHAAKARLTALGGVPVTIDFTPFLAAARLLYEGPWVAERYHVAGTLIEQQPEAVLPVIRDVLQKAPSTSAVAAFDAQYQLQRYKAQCDAILHDLACVLTPTYPRPVTLAELADEPVKRNADLGYYTNFMNLLDYAAVAVPVGIMNGGLPSGITLFGRAFTDQYLLSLADALQRQQPLTLCGDRAMTGDAPVRPAGNDRMQIVVCGAHLDGLALNYQLRQRGATLRGAARSAPHYRLYALADGKRPGMVRDSEQGAAIALEVWELPGSEMGSFLAGIPAPLGLGKVELEDGRWLTGFICEHQGLQDAQEITAWGGWRAWLTRAV; encoded by the coding sequence ATGACGCATCCGTTTGATTTGCGCCTCGACGCGCTGGCCGGGGCTTATCAGCAAGGGCGTTTGACGCCCCGCGAGGTGATTAGCCAGCTACGGGCGCGGGCAGTTGAACTCAATTCCGAGTTTCACGCCTTTATTCATATTCTCAGCGAGCAAGAGCTGGAGCCGTATCTGGCGGCGCTCGACGATGTGCCACCCGCATCGCTGCCGTTATATGGCGTGCCGTTTGCCATCAAAGACAATATCGATTTAGCAGGCGTTCCCACTACCGCCGCCTGCCCGGCGTTTGCGTATACCGCAAACCAGCATGCAACGATTGTCGCGCAGCTTATCGCCCTAGGCGCGGTGCCGCTGGGTAAAACCAATCTTGACCAGTTTGCCACCGGGTTAAACGGCACGCGTTCACCTTATGGCGCGTGTCGCAACAGCGTCCATGCCGATTACCCGGCAGGCGGCTCCAGTGCGGGTTCCGCGCTGGCGGTGGCGCTCGGCATTGCCAGCTTTGCGCTCGGTACTGACACCGCAGGCAGCGGACGCGTTCCGGCGTCGCTTAATAACCTGCTCGGGCTAAAAGCGACCAAAGGGTTACTCTCCACGGCGGGCGTGGTACCCGCCTGCCGCACCCTCGATTGCGTCACGTTCTTTACCGCCACGGCCGCCGAAGCCAGCCAGTTACTGGCCTTGACGGCGGTTCAGGACTCGCGTGATGACTACAGTCGTCGCAACCCGGCGTGGAATGACGCCCTGGCGTTTGGCACACCGGAGCCGGGTTTTCGCTTTGGCGTGCCGGATAAGCTGGAATTTCTCGGCTGCGCGCAGAGTGAAGCGATGTTTCACGCGGCGAAAGCGCGGTTGACAGCACTTGGCGGTGTGCCGGTGACTATCGATTTCACGCCTTTCCTGGCGGCGGCGCGGCTGCTGTATGAAGGGCCGTGGGTGGCGGAGCGTTACCATGTGGCCGGAACGTTGATTGAACAGCAGCCAGAGGCGGTGTTGCCGGTGATTCGTGATGTGCTGCAAAAAGCGCCGTCGACCAGCGCGGTCGCGGCCTTTGACGCCCAGTATCAATTGCAGCGCTATAAAGCGCAGTGCGATGCCATTCTCCACGATCTGGCGTGCGTGTTAACGCCGACCTATCCGCGCCCGGTGACGCTGGCGGAGCTGGCTGACGAACCGGTGAAACGCAATGCCGATTTGGGGTATTACACCAACTTTATGAACCTGCTGGATTACGCGGCGGTGGCGGTTCCGGTGGGCATCATGAACGGCGGTTTACCCTCCGGCATTACGCTGTTTGGCCGGGCCTTTACCGACCAGTATCTGCTGAGCCTTGCCGATGCGTTGCAACGCCAGCAACCGCTGACATTATGTGGCGACAGAGCGATGACGGGAGACGCGCCGGTACGCCCTGCGGGCAACGATCGTATGCAGATTGTGGTCTGCGGCGCGCATCTTGATGGCCTGGCGCTTAATTATCAACTGCGCCAGCGGGGCGCAACCCTGCGCGGTGCTGCCCGCAGCGCGCCGCATTACCGTTTATATGCACTGGCGGACGGCAAGCGGCCTGGCATGGTACGCGACAGCGAGCAGGGCGCGGCGATTGCGCTGGAAGTGTGGGAACTGCCCGGCAGTGAAATGGGATCGTTTCTGGCAGGCATTCCTGCCCCGCTGGGGCTGGGGAAAGTGGAACTGGAAGATGGACGCTGGCTAACCGGCTTTATTTGCGAACATCAGGGCTTGCAGGACGCACAGGAGATCACCGCCTGGGGCGGCTGGCGGGCATGGCTTACGCGTGCGGTGTAA
- a CDS encoding biofilm formation regulator BssR — MTADELARRLLLKLITARTDLAAYIQMRKAKGYMSISENDRLREGFFALALEIRNKGERLHGLQDSDSRSAMYSAEEALSSAAVTLMSGRQDCPTYISVNVDKLERSLNILNYSIQYLSEHSPLEEA; from the coding sequence ATGACCGCTGATGAACTCGCACGTCGTTTGTTGTTAAAGTTGATTACCGCCAGAACAGACCTTGCGGCCTATATCCAGATGCGCAAAGCGAAAGGGTATATGTCGATCAGTGAAAACGATCGTCTGCGGGAGGGGTTCTTTGCACTGGCTCTCGAGATCCGCAATAAGGGCGAAAGGCTGCACGGGTTGCAGGACAGTGACTCGCGCAGCGCCATGTACAGTGCAGAAGAAGCGCTCTCTTCTGCGGCAGTCACGTTAATGAGCGGGCGACAGGATTGCCCCACCTACATCTCTGTGAATGTCGACAAGCTGGAGCGTTCGCTGAATATCCTCAATTACAGCATTCAGTATTTGAGTGAACATTCGCCGCTCGAAGAAGCCTGA
- a CDS encoding PQQ-dependent sugar dehydrogenase, with protein sequence MRRVPLLLLFLTASVFAAPPAVKVDVLQTKLDHPWALAFLPDNHGMLITLRGGQLRLWQADKGLSDPITGVPQVWAQGQGGLLDVALAPDFAQSRRVWLSFAEAGNDGKAGTAVGYGRLSDDFKHLEDFQTVFRQQPKLSTGNHFGGRLVFDGKGYLWIALGENNQRPTAQDLDKLQGKLVRLTDQGNVPDDNPFVGKQGARAEIWSYGIRNPQGMAINPWSNALWLNEHGPRGGDEINIPAKGKNYGWPIATWGINYSGLKIPEAKGEIVAGTEQPIFYWKQSPAVSGMAFYNADTFPQWKNKLFIGALKDQDLIVMNVNGDKVTEEGRILGDRKQRIRDVRVGPDGYLYVLTDANDGELWKVSPTS encoded by the coding sequence ATGCGCCGTGTTCCCCTGTTATTGCTGTTTCTCACCGCCTCTGTCTTTGCCGCGCCGCCAGCGGTCAAGGTTGATGTGCTGCAAACCAAACTCGATCACCCCTGGGCGCTGGCGTTTTTGCCCGATAACCACGGGATGTTAATCACCCTGCGCGGCGGGCAGCTCCGTCTGTGGCAGGCGGATAAAGGGCTTTCCGATCCCATTACCGGTGTGCCGCAAGTCTGGGCGCAGGGACAGGGCGGCTTGCTGGATGTGGCGCTGGCACCGGATTTTGCCCAGTCGCGCCGGGTCTGGCTAAGCTTCGCCGAAGCGGGCAACGATGGCAAAGCCGGAACCGCCGTCGGCTATGGCCGCCTGAGCGACGATTTCAAACACCTTGAAGATTTCCAGACCGTGTTCCGCCAGCAACCTAAGCTTTCAACCGGCAACCATTTCGGTGGTCGGCTGGTGTTTGATGGCAAAGGCTATTTGTGGATTGCGCTCGGTGAGAATAACCAGCGCCCGACGGCGCAGGATCTGGATAAATTGCAGGGCAAGCTGGTGCGCCTGACGGATCAGGGCAACGTCCCAGACGATAATCCGTTTGTGGGCAAGCAGGGCGCGCGCGCGGAAATCTGGTCGTACGGTATTCGTAACCCGCAGGGAATGGCCATCAACCCGTGGAGCAATGCGCTGTGGCTGAATGAGCACGGCCCGCGCGGCGGGGATGAGATCAATATTCCCGCAAAAGGCAAAAACTACGGCTGGCCGATTGCCACCTGGGGGATTAACTACAGCGGGTTGAAAATCCCGGAAGCGAAGGGCGAGATCGTTGCCGGTACGGAGCAGCCGATCTTCTACTGGAAGCAGTCTCCGGCGGTGAGCGGGATGGCGTTTTATAACGCCGACACCTTCCCGCAGTGGAAAAACAAGCTCTTTATCGGCGCGCTGAAAGATCAAGATCTGATCGTGATGAACGTTAATGGCGACAAGGTGACGGAAGAGGGCCGCATTTTGGGCGATCGCAAGCAGCGTATCCGCGATGTGCGCGTCGGACCGGATGGGTATTTATATGTGTTGACCGACGCGAACGACGGCGAGTTGTGGAAAGTCAGCCCGACGTCGTGA
- a CDS encoding glutathione S-transferase family protein encodes MITLWGRNNSTNVKKVRWLLEELELPYEHILAGGQFGLNKDPEYLAMNPNGLVPLLRDDETGVVLWESNTIVRYLAAQYGQDRLWEDSPAKRAQGEKWMDWALSTLAPKHGPLLMGLVRTAPEKRDHAALEAAKEALEGLFALLDDELAKQAWLSGDAFGCGDIAVGPFVYNLFNIPGLSWAPRPHLQRWYAQLCERPGFQNTVMIPVT; translated from the coding sequence ATGATAACGCTGTGGGGCAGGAATAATTCGACGAATGTCAAAAAAGTACGCTGGCTGCTGGAAGAACTGGAGTTGCCATACGAACACATTCTGGCGGGCGGGCAGTTTGGCCTGAATAAAGATCCCGAGTATCTGGCAATGAACCCGAATGGGCTGGTGCCGCTCCTGCGCGACGATGAAACCGGCGTGGTGCTGTGGGAATCAAACACCATTGTGCGCTATCTCGCGGCGCAATATGGTCAGGATCGGCTGTGGGAGGATTCTCCCGCCAAACGTGCGCAGGGGGAAAAGTGGATGGACTGGGCGCTCAGCACGCTGGCCCCGAAACACGGTCCGTTGCTGATGGGGCTGGTGCGTACCGCGCCGGAAAAACGCGACCACGCCGCGCTTGAGGCGGCCAAAGAAGCCCTTGAAGGCCTGTTCGCCCTGCTTGATGACGAACTGGCAAAACAGGCCTGGCTCTCCGGGGACGCGTTTGGTTGTGGCGATATCGCCGTCGGCCCGTTCGTGTATAACCTTTTTAACATTCCAGGGCTAAGCTGGGCACCGCGCCCGCATTTGCAGCGCTGGTATGCCCAGCTTTGCGAGCGTCCCGGGTTTCAGAACACCGTAATGATCCCGGTGACCTGA
- the dacC gene encoding serine-type D-Ala-D-Ala carboxypeptidase encodes MTHFSLSLRGLMAGSALLVFFSPSLYAVEQTPGAPQVDARAWMLMDYASGKVLAEGNADEKLDPASLTKLMTSYVVGQALKAGKIHLTDTVTVGKDAWATGNPVLRGSSLMFLKPGDQVSVADLNKGVIIQSGNDASIAIADYVAGSQDSFVSLMNSYAQKLGLTNTTFKTVHGLDAPGQFSTARDMALLGKALIRDVPDEYAIHKEKEFTFNKIRQPNRNRLLWSTSMNVDGMKTGTTDGAGYNLVASATQGDMRLISVVLGAKTDRIRFNESEKLLTWGFRFFDTVTPIKPDATFVSQRVWFGDSSEAKLGAGDAGSITIPKGQLTNLKASYTLTQPELEAPLTKGQVVGTIDFQLNGKTIEQRPLVVMEAVNEAGFIGRMWDFVLLKFHQWFGGWFS; translated from the coding sequence ATGACGCATTTCTCTTTATCCCTTCGCGGCCTGATGGCAGGCTCTGCGCTGTTGGTTTTCTTCTCTCCTTCGTTATATGCAGTGGAACAAACGCCAGGCGCGCCGCAGGTTGATGCCCGCGCATGGATGCTGATGGATTACGCCAGCGGCAAAGTGCTGGCGGAAGGAAACGCCGACGAAAAACTCGATCCTGCCAGCCTGACCAAACTAATGACCAGCTATGTAGTCGGCCAGGCGCTGAAAGCCGGAAAAATTCATCTCACCGACACCGTGACCGTCGGGAAAGACGCCTGGGCGACCGGCAACCCGGTGCTGCGCGGCTCGTCACTCATGTTCCTTAAACCGGGCGATCAGGTCTCGGTGGCTGATTTAAACAAAGGTGTGATTATCCAGTCTGGCAACGATGCCAGCATTGCGATTGCCGATTATGTTGCCGGTAGCCAGGATTCATTCGTCAGCCTGATGAACAGCTACGCGCAGAAGCTCGGCCTCACCAATACCACCTTTAAAACCGTGCACGGGCTGGATGCGCCGGGGCAGTTCAGTACCGCGCGCGATATGGCGCTGCTCGGCAAGGCGTTAATTCGCGATGTGCCAGACGAATACGCCATCCATAAAGAGAAAGAGTTCACCTTCAATAAAATTCGCCAGCCAAACCGCAACCGCCTGTTGTGGAGCACCAGCATGAATGTGGACGGCATGAAGACCGGGACCACAGACGGCGCGGGTTACAACCTGGTGGCCTCGGCGACGCAGGGGGATATGCGCCTGATTTCTGTCGTGCTGGGGGCGAAAACCGACCGCATCCGCTTTAATGAGTCAGAAAAACTGCTCACCTGGGGCTTCCGCTTCTTTGATACCGTCACGCCCATCAAACCGGATGCCACCTTTGTCAGCCAGCGCGTCTGGTTCGGCGACAGCAGCGAAGCAAAACTGGGTGCAGGTGATGCGGGCTCGATCACCATTCCTAAAGGTCAGTTAACTAATCTGAAAGCGAGTTACACCTTAACGCAGCCGGAGCTTGAAGCGCCGCTGACCAAAGGCCAGGTGGTGGGCACCATTGATTTTCAGTTGAATGGCAAAACCATTGAGCAGCGCCCGCTGGTGGTGATGGAAGCGGTGAACGAAGCCGGTTTCATTGGCCGGATGTGGGATTTTGTCTTACTGAAATTCCATCAGTGGTTTGGCGGCTGGTTCTCATAA
- the deoR gene encoding DNA-binding transcriptional repressor DeoR, protein METRRDERISQLLAALKRSDKLHLKEAATLLGVSEMTIRRDLSANSAPVVLLGGYIVLEPRSASHYLLSDQKNRLVDEKRRAATLAASLLQPHQMAFFDCGTTTPWIIDAIPHDLPFTGVCYSLNTFLALQEKKLCRAILCGGEFHASNAIFKPLNFNETLSNLRPDIAFYSAAGVHAQQGVTCFNLEELPVKHWAMASAQYHVLVVDHSKFGKVRAACMGPLNQFDVIVSDCRPDDDLLSAVKSQSITLMY, encoded by the coding sequence ATGGAAACAAGACGTGACGAACGGATAAGCCAGCTGCTGGCGGCGCTGAAGCGCAGCGATAAACTGCATCTGAAAGAGGCCGCAACGCTACTTGGCGTATCCGAAATGACCATTCGCCGCGATCTTAGCGCCAACAGCGCACCTGTGGTGTTACTCGGCGGTTATATCGTGCTGGAGCCCCGCTCCGCCAGCCACTATCTGTTGAGCGATCAAAAAAACCGGCTGGTGGATGAGAAACGCCGCGCCGCAACGCTTGCCGCCAGCCTGTTACAGCCGCATCAAATGGCTTTTTTTGACTGTGGCACCACCACGCCGTGGATTATCGATGCCATTCCTCACGATCTGCCCTTCACCGGCGTTTGCTACTCGCTGAACACCTTTCTGGCGCTCCAGGAAAAAAAACTGTGTCGCGCTATTCTGTGCGGCGGTGAGTTTCACGCCAGCAATGCCATTTTCAAGCCGTTGAATTTCAATGAAACCCTGAGCAACCTGCGCCCGGACATCGCGTTCTATTCCGCCGCGGGTGTGCATGCGCAACAGGGCGTCACCTGTTTTAATCTGGAAGAGTTGCCGGTGAAGCACTGGGCGATGGCCAGCGCGCAATACCATGTGCTGGTGGTCGATCACAGTAAGTTCGGCAAAGTGCGCGCAGCCTGCATGGGGCCGCTAAACCAGTTTGACGTGATAGTGAGCGACTGCCGCCCGGACGATGACCTGCTGAGCGCAGTAAAAAGCCAGTCTATTACGCTGATGTACTGA
- the ybjG gene encoding undecaprenyl-diphosphate phosphatase → MLESLNHTLFYWINATPDSPRWLITFAVFIAKDLINIVPLLAAGLWLWGPRSQVSAQRQLVIKVALAIIVSLSLSWILGHTFPHDRPFVDHVGYNFLQHSADDSFPSDHGTVIFTFAVAFLAWHRFWSGAALMLTGLAIAWSRVYLGVHWPMDMLGGLLVGICGCLTAQILWQSFGTALYRGAQQGYRLCFAFLIRRGWVRD, encoded by the coding sequence ATGTTAGAGAGCCTGAATCACACTCTGTTCTACTGGATCAACGCCACGCCGGACTCTCCGCGCTGGCTTATCACCTTCGCGGTGTTTATTGCCAAAGATCTGATTAACATTGTGCCACTGCTGGCGGCAGGTCTCTGGCTGTGGGGGCCACGCAGCCAGGTCAGCGCACAACGTCAGTTAGTGATTAAAGTCGCGCTGGCGATTATCGTCAGCCTCAGCCTCTCATGGATTTTAGGCCATACCTTCCCGCACGACAGGCCCTTTGTTGATCATGTGGGCTACAACTTCCTGCAACATTCGGCAGATGACTCTTTCCCGAGCGATCACGGCACGGTGATCTTCACTTTCGCCGTCGCCTTCCTCGCCTGGCACCGTTTCTGGTCCGGCGCAGCGCTGATGCTCACGGGCCTGGCGATTGCCTGGTCGCGGGTTTATCTTGGCGTCCACTGGCCGATGGATATGCTCGGCGGTTTGCTGGTGGGGATCTGCGGCTGCCTGACAGCGCAAATTCTGTGGCAGAGCTTTGGTACCGCGCTCTATCGCGGTGCGCAGCAGGGTTACCGGCTCTGTTTTGCCTTCCTGATTCGCCGCGGCTGGGTGCGTGACTAA
- a CDS encoding MFS transporter codes for MQNHTLSGQRLGRRALLFPLCLVLYEFSTYIGNDMIQPGMLTVVEQYNAGIEWVPTSMTAYLAGGMFLQWLLGPLSDRIGRRPVMLTGVVWFIVTCLATLLAQNIEQFTLLRFLQGISLCFIGAVGYAAIQESFEEAVCIKITALMANVALIAPLLGPLVGAAWVHAAPWQGMFVLFALLAAVSFFGLQRAMPETATRLGEKLSFKALWRDYAEVMKNLRFVAGSLAIGFVCLPLLAWIAQSPIIIISGEQLSSYEYGLLQVPIFGALIAGNLVLARLTARRTVRSLIILGGWPIVAGLLLAAVATLASSHAYLWMTAGLSLYAFGIGLANAGLVRLTLFASEVSKGTVSAAMGMLQMFIFTVGIEISKHAWLLGGNGLFSVFNLLNGVVWLGLMVVFLRDKRVGNSLEG; via the coding sequence ATGCAAAACCATACCCTTTCCGGCCAACGTCTGGGACGACGGGCGCTGTTGTTTCCCCTCTGCCTGGTGCTCTACGAATTCTCCACCTATATCGGCAACGATATGATTCAACCCGGCATGTTGACGGTAGTGGAGCAGTACAACGCGGGGATTGAGTGGGTACCAACTTCAATGACCGCTTACCTGGCGGGCGGCATGTTTTTACAGTGGCTACTGGGGCCGCTCTCGGATCGTATTGGCCGCCGCCCGGTGATGCTTACCGGCGTGGTGTGGTTTATCGTCACCTGCCTCGCAACGCTGCTGGCACAAAATATCGAACAATTTACGCTGCTGCGCTTTTTGCAGGGCATCAGCCTCTGTTTTATTGGCGCGGTGGGGTATGCGGCGATTCAGGAGTCTTTTGAAGAAGCGGTATGCATTAAGATAACCGCGCTAATGGCGAACGTGGCGCTGATAGCACCGCTGCTTGGCCCGTTAGTCGGCGCAGCGTGGGTACATGCCGCGCCGTGGCAGGGGATGTTTGTGCTGTTCGCGCTGCTGGCGGCGGTCTCTTTCTTCGGGCTACAGCGTGCAATGCCGGAAACCGCTACCCGGTTGGGTGAGAAGCTCTCATTTAAAGCTTTGTGGCGCGATTACGCCGAAGTGATGAAAAACCTGCGTTTCGTCGCCGGATCGCTGGCGATTGGTTTTGTCTGCCTGCCGCTGCTGGCGTGGATTGCCCAGTCGCCGATTATTATCATCAGCGGCGAGCAGCTCAGCAGCTATGAATATGGGCTGTTGCAGGTACCGATTTTCGGCGCGTTGATCGCCGGTAACCTGGTGCTGGCACGTCTGACCGCGCGCCGCACTGTACGGTCACTTATTATTTTGGGCGGCTGGCCGATTGTGGCGGGTTTGTTGCTGGCAGCCGTCGCTACGCTTGCATCGTCCCATGCGTATTTGTGGATGACGGCCGGGCTGAGCCTTTACGCGTTTGGTATTGGTCTGGCGAATGCCGGGCTGGTGCGCCTGACGCTGTTTGCCAGCGAGGTGAGTAAAGGCACGGTGTCGGCGGCGATGGGCATGTTGCAGATGTTTATCTTTACCGTCGGCATTGAGATCAGCAAACACGCCTGGTTGCTCGGCGGCAACGGCTTATTCAGCGTGTTCAATTTGCTTAACGGCGTAGTGTGGCTGGGGCTGATGGTGGTGTTCCTGCGCGATAAACGCGTGGGAAATTCTCTTGAGGGATAA
- a CDS encoding MFS transporter — protein MTANAPRKALRYRLWALFTFFFIPGLLMASWATRTPAIRDILSVSTAEMGAVLFGLSVGSMSGILSSGWLVKRFGARKVIRASMSFSVIGMVMLSIALWFASPLLFALGLACFGGSLGAGEVAMNIEGAIVEQEMNKTVLPMMHGFYSFGTLVGAGIGMSLTAFGVAANVHILLAGLVAIVPIMLAIAAIPEGTGKNSGEENAHGKKGMPFWRDTQLLLIGVVVLAMAFAEGSANDWLPLLMVDGHGFSPTSGSLIYTGFTLGMTVGRFCGGWFIDRYSRVAVVRASALMGALGIGLIIFVDSAWVAGVSVILWGLGASLGFPLTISAASDTGPDTATRVSVVATTGYLAFLVGPPLLGFLGEHYGLRSAMLVVLSLVLVAALVARAVARPAPEAQAGMS, from the coding sequence ATGACCGCTAACGCCCCCCGAAAAGCCCTGCGATACCGTTTATGGGCATTGTTTACCTTCTTCTTTATACCCGGCTTATTAATGGCGTCATGGGCCACGCGCACCCCGGCCATCCGCGATATTTTATCTGTCTCCACGGCCGAAATGGGTGCGGTGCTGTTCGGCCTGTCGGTCGGTTCGATGAGCGGCATTCTCTCTTCGGGATGGCTGGTTAAACGCTTTGGCGCGCGCAAAGTGATTCGCGCCAGCATGTCTTTCTCTGTCATCGGAATGGTGATGTTAAGTATCGCGCTGTGGTTTGCTTCACCGCTGCTGTTTGCCCTTGGGCTGGCCTGCTTTGGCGGCAGCCTGGGCGCGGGCGAAGTGGCAATGAATATTGAAGGCGCGATCGTCGAGCAGGAGATGAACAAAACCGTGCTGCCGATGATGCATGGCTTTTACAGTTTTGGCACGTTAGTCGGGGCCGGGATCGGCATGTCGTTAACCGCCTTCGGCGTCGCCGCAAACGTGCATATTTTGCTGGCCGGTCTGGTGGCGATTGTGCCGATTATGCTGGCCATTGCGGCAATCCCGGAGGGCACCGGCAAAAACAGTGGCGAAGAGAATGCGCACGGCAAAAAAGGCATGCCGTTCTGGCGCGATACGCAACTGCTGTTGATCGGCGTAGTGGTGCTGGCGATGGCGTTTGCCGAAGGTTCCGCCAACGACTGGCTGCCGCTGTTGATGGTGGACGGCCACGGCTTTAGCCCGACGTCCGGGTCGCTGATTTATACCGGCTTTACGCTCGGCATGACGGTGGGACGGTTTTGTGGCGGCTGGTTTATTGACCGTTACAGCCGCGTGGCGGTAGTGCGCGCCAGTGCATTAATGGGCGCGCTGGGCATTGGCCTGATTATCTTTGTCGACAGCGCCTGGGTGGCGGGCGTGTCGGTGATTTTGTGGGGGCTTGGCGCCTCGCTCGGTTTCCCGCTGACTATTTCCGCCGCCAGCGATACCGGCCCGGATACGGCGACCCGCGTCAGCGTGGTGGCCACGACGGGCTATCTGGCATTCCTCGTTGGCCCGCCGCTTCTCGGTTTCCTCGGTGAGCACTACGGCCTGCGCAGCGCAATGCTGGTGGTGTTAAGCCTGGTGCTGGTAGCCGCGCTGGTGGCCCGCGCCGTCGCCAGACCGGCTCCAGAAGCCCAGGCCGGGATGAGCTAA
- a CDS encoding TetR family transcriptional regulator, with translation MARRPNDPQRRDRILEATLEMIAEHGIHAVTHRKIANCADVPLGSMTYYFSGIDALLEEAFSRFTQQMSLQYQTFFDDVGSPEQACEAITGLIHSAQVTTARNMELMYQLYAFMSRQATLKSVMQNWMQTSQATLERWFDPVTARALDAFIEGMTLHFVIDREPLKRAEIRLMVGRIAGC, from the coding sequence ATGGCCCGACGTCCAAACGACCCCCAGCGGCGCGATCGCATTCTTGAAGCAACGCTCGAAATGATTGCTGAACACGGCATTCATGCGGTAACGCACCGCAAAATCGCCAATTGTGCGGATGTGCCGCTCGGCTCGATGACCTATTACTTTTCCGGCATCGACGCGCTGCTTGAAGAGGCGTTTAGCCGCTTTACGCAGCAGATGTCGTTGCAGTATCAGACATTTTTCGATGATGTCGGCAGCCCTGAACAGGCGTGCGAAGCGATCACCGGGCTGATTCACAGTGCACAAGTTACCACCGCGCGCAATATGGAACTGATGTATCAGCTTTATGCCTTTATGAGCCGCCAGGCGACGTTAAAAAGTGTAATGCAAAACTGGATGCAAACCAGCCAGGCGACGCTTGAGCGCTGGTTTGATCCGGTGACGGCGCGCGCATTAGATGCCTTTATCGAAGGGATGACGCTGCACTTTGTGATTGACCGCGAACCGCTAAAGCGTGCAGAGATCCGCTTGATGGTGGGAAGAATTGCAGGGTGTTGA
- a CDS encoding DUF4225 domain-containing protein: protein MAIGSATTGNVLGVIAGATLIFHGTSNLLENVDKLSGAANPINIAQDAYMGAAEFLGFERKTGMLAYQGMNLVTSVYGIFRPMLKPESWRLYDWLSNDFYRKVSTMTRPALAIEVGKSGQKLYTMGKTYNTNEKQFAR, encoded by the coding sequence ATGGCAATTGGATCCGCTACTACAGGGAATGTCCTGGGAGTCATTGCTGGAGCAACGCTGATCTTTCATGGAACCAGTAATCTGCTGGAAAATGTGGATAAGCTAAGTGGAGCGGCGAATCCGATAAATATTGCTCAGGATGCGTATATGGGGGCGGCAGAGTTTCTGGGATTTGAGCGTAAAACAGGCATGTTGGCATATCAGGGTATGAATCTGGTCACATCTGTATATGGCATATTCCGTCCGATGCTTAAACCTGAAAGCTGGCGGCTGTATGATTGGTTATCCAATGACTTTTATCGCAAAGTGTCAACTATGACTCGTCCGGCGCTGGCAATTGAAGTGGGCAAATCCGGCCAAAAACTTTATACAATGGGCAAAACATATAATACCAATGAGAAACAATTTGCTCGGTAG